A part of Myxococcus landrumus genomic DNA contains:
- a CDS encoding fimbrial biogenesis chaperone translates to MRLCLSTWARCLGLAALLSTALPGAGLAATVEVNPIRVELEGGAKGVVVTVRNQGTETTRFQASVHTWTQDDGGRMTLQPTQEVFFFPAMLTLEPGESRPIRVGISSAARNTERSFRLIVEELPPVGPLPPSMGLKILTRVSIPVFVAPTRRDVQARVEEVDLRDAHVLFRVRNPGTVNFFIRQARVRALDAQGQRVVEKEEPGWYVLPGDSRAFALATSAEHCQKIRSLEIEVETDQGVYRQNAPVGLRESCGVPVVP, encoded by the coding sequence ATGCGTCTGTGTCTGTCCACCTGGGCCCGCTGTCTGGGATTGGCGGCTCTCCTGAGCACAGCCCTTCCAGGGGCCGGGCTCGCCGCGACCGTTGAAGTCAATCCCATCCGCGTCGAGCTGGAGGGCGGAGCCAAGGGCGTGGTGGTGACGGTGAGGAACCAGGGGACCGAGACGACGCGGTTCCAGGCCTCCGTCCACACGTGGACCCAGGACGATGGCGGGCGCATGACGCTTCAGCCCACGCAGGAGGTCTTCTTCTTCCCAGCCATGTTGACGCTGGAGCCGGGGGAGTCCCGCCCCATCCGGGTGGGCATCTCCTCCGCGGCACGGAACACGGAGCGCTCCTTCCGGCTCATCGTGGAGGAATTGCCGCCGGTGGGTCCGCTGCCTCCGTCCATGGGCCTGAAGATTCTCACCCGAGTCTCCATCCCCGTTTTCGTCGCCCCCACGCGCAGGGATGTGCAGGCGCGTGTCGAGGAGGTGGACCTGCGCGACGCCCACGTCCTCTTCCGCGTCAGGAACCCGGGCACGGTGAACTTCTTCATCCGCCAGGCGCGCGTGCGGGCCTTGGATGCGCAGGGTCAGCGGGTGGTGGAGAAGGAGGAGCCCGGTTGGTACGTGCTGCCGGGGGACTCGCGGGCCTTCGCGCTGGCGACCTCCGCCGAGCACTGCCAGAAGATTCGCTCGCTGGAAATCGAGGTGGAGACGGACCAGGGCGTGTACCGGCAGAACGCGCCTGTTGGCCTCCGCGAGTCCTGTGGGGTTCCCGTCGTGCCATGA
- a CDS encoding glycosyl hydrolase family 18 protein yields MIRWMVWLALGMTLLSAPRAHAEEPALPSSPAPSPLVTSWIYRDAMVAPWKDTSWAPHTLVNTSPVAAGTYSIAATMTPYSALYFSTDTRVADPGAIFTLRVHGGSAGDGAVVQVRAFADGVLTPGVPLGPRCEGGRIRANTWVACAVPFFAIAPAGARIKGLLIQEMRGIPLPTLYFDELRTDGLSVPPVVKVSISPASVTLPPGGTQTFTATVTGTSNTAVSWAVPQGNAGGVITPEGLYTAPGTPGTYQVKAISRADPTQFATATITVTGAPGGGLWVSGYYTGWNSDLYPPDKVDFSALTHIMVGRATPRADGTLSTQFDNDNGPAIARRLATRAHAAGRKAIIMVGGAGEHDGWVGAASNANRARFVQNLLAAMDSLGYDGLDIDWEPVEEADKPNLLALVQQLRAARPNMLLTMPIGWINTNFPEEADPWFTQLAPSLDQMNVMSYEMTGPWGGWTSWYSSALTGEAGNRPTSVASSLNAWASIGIPKSKLGMGLPFYGMAWRHITGPYQPYTDWSDYVGSDNDFTYARIMSLSATGVYHWDAAAQSSYVTFATPVVDGTVRWISYDSPQAIAAKGAYARANGFGGTIIWSLNQGCTDPVSGANPPLDAVKSAFRP; encoded by the coding sequence ATGATTCGGTGGATGGTCTGGTTGGCCTTGGGGATGACCTTGCTATCAGCCCCGCGAGCCCACGCGGAGGAGCCAGCGCTCCCCTCCTCGCCTGCTCCCAGTCCCCTGGTCACCAGCTGGATTTATCGCGACGCGATGGTGGCACCTTGGAAGGACACCTCCTGGGCACCGCACACGCTGGTCAACACCTCGCCCGTGGCGGCCGGCACCTATTCCATCGCGGCGACGATGACCCCGTACTCGGCCCTCTACTTCAGCACGGACACGCGCGTGGCAGACCCGGGCGCCATCTTCACGCTGCGCGTCCACGGAGGCAGCGCGGGTGACGGCGCGGTGGTCCAGGTCCGCGCCTTCGCGGACGGCGTGCTGACGCCGGGTGTTCCCCTCGGGCCCCGCTGCGAGGGCGGGCGCATCCGCGCCAACACCTGGGTGGCGTGCGCCGTGCCCTTCTTCGCGATTGCACCCGCGGGCGCGCGCATCAAGGGCCTGTTGATCCAGGAGATGCGAGGCATCCCCCTGCCCACGCTCTACTTCGATGAACTGCGCACCGACGGATTGAGTGTCCCTCCTGTCGTGAAGGTGAGCATCAGCCCGGCCTCCGTCACCCTTCCTCCGGGAGGCACGCAGACGTTCACCGCGACGGTGACGGGCACCTCCAACACGGCGGTGAGCTGGGCGGTGCCGCAAGGAAACGCGGGCGGCGTCATCACCCCGGAGGGCCTGTACACCGCGCCCGGCACCCCCGGGACGTATCAGGTGAAGGCAATCAGCCGCGCGGACCCGACCCAGTTCGCCACCGCCACCATCACTGTCACCGGCGCACCGGGGGGAGGGCTGTGGGTGTCTGGCTATTACACGGGTTGGAACTCGGACCTCTACCCTCCCGACAAGGTGGATTTCAGTGCCTTGACGCACATCATGGTGGGCCGGGCCACCCCCCGGGCCGACGGAACGCTCAGCACACAGTTCGATAATGACAACGGCCCCGCCATCGCACGCCGGCTGGCGACCCGGGCCCACGCCGCGGGGCGCAAGGCCATCATCATGGTGGGCGGCGCGGGAGAACACGACGGCTGGGTGGGCGCGGCCTCCAATGCCAACCGGGCCCGCTTCGTCCAGAACCTCCTGGCGGCCATGGACAGCCTTGGCTACGACGGCCTGGATATCGACTGGGAGCCCGTGGAGGAGGCCGACAAACCCAACCTGCTCGCCCTGGTGCAGCAGCTCCGCGCGGCCCGCCCCAACATGCTCCTCACCATGCCCATCGGGTGGATCAACACCAACTTCCCCGAGGAGGCCGACCCGTGGTTCACCCAGCTGGCCCCCTCCCTCGACCAGATGAACGTCATGTCCTACGAGATGACGGGGCCCTGGGGCGGATGGACGTCCTGGTACTCCTCCGCGCTCACGGGCGAGGCCGGCAACCGCCCCACCTCGGTGGCCTCCAGCCTCAATGCCTGGGCCAGCATCGGCATCCCCAAATCCAAGCTGGGCATGGGCTTGCCATTCTATGGCATGGCCTGGCGGCACATCACCGGCCCCTACCAGCCCTATACGGACTGGTCTGACTATGTGGGCAGTGACAATGATTTCACCTACGCCCGCATCATGAGCCTGTCCGCGACCGGCGTCTATCACTGGGATGCCGCGGCCCAGTCGAGCTACGTCACCTTCGCCACGCCCGTGGTGGATGGCACCGTGCGATGGATTTCGTATGACTCGCCGCAAGCCATTGCCGCCAAGGGCGCCTATGCCCGTGCCAACGGTTTCGGGGGCACCATCATCTGGTCTCTCAATCAAGGTTGTACGGACCCTGTCTCGGGGGCCAATCCGCCGCTGGACGCCGTGAAGAGCGCCTTCCGGCCCTGA
- a CDS encoding RidA family protein, with the protein MTSTRHQSVTAQGLPKPVGPYSPGMKLDSLLFVSGQAATDPATGKQAEGIEAQTEQVLRNLERILLAGGSSLQHVLRCGVFLTDMGDFPRMNAVYERLFAGHRPARTTVQVAALPQAGLLVEIDCIAYVP; encoded by the coding sequence ATGACCTCCACCCGCCATCAATCCGTCACCGCCCAGGGCCTGCCCAAGCCCGTGGGTCCCTACTCTCCGGGCATGAAGCTGGACTCGCTGCTCTTCGTCTCCGGCCAGGCCGCCACGGACCCCGCCACCGGCAAGCAGGCCGAGGGAATCGAGGCGCAGACCGAGCAGGTGCTCCGCAACCTGGAGCGAATCCTCCTGGCTGGCGGCTCCAGCCTTCAGCACGTCCTGCGCTGCGGCGTCTTCCTGACCGACATGGGGGACTTCCCCCGGATGAACGCCGTCTACGAGCGCCTGTTCGCCGGCCACCGCCCCGCGAGAACCACCGTGCAGGTGGCCGCGCTCCCCCAGGCGGGCCTGCTCGTCGAGATTGACTGTATCGCCTACGTCCCTTGA
- the pru gene encoding fruiting body development fimbrial-like coat protein PRU, with the protein MKAAHRAFAAAVVAASVFASTQSEAATATANLTVTATVSAACSINSGTLNFGNYDPVVINSSAGIDLLASGSLTVQCTLLSTAVVTLGQGSHPDTGSTDAAPLRRMLNTTSADYLSYKLYQDVARLVVWGNTSGTGLPYIGTGLSTPVLVYGTVARGQNVPSGTYNDTVVATITF; encoded by the coding sequence ATGAAAGCAGCCCATCGCGCCTTCGCCGCCGCGGTTGTCGCCGCCTCTGTCTTCGCGTCGACGCAGTCCGAAGCCGCCACGGCCACCGCCAACCTGACGGTGACCGCCACCGTGTCCGCGGCTTGCAGCATCAACTCCGGGACACTCAACTTCGGCAACTACGACCCGGTGGTCATCAACTCGAGCGCGGGCATCGACCTGTTGGCGTCGGGCTCGCTCACGGTGCAGTGCACCCTGCTGAGCACCGCCGTCGTCACGCTGGGCCAGGGCTCCCATCCCGACACGGGCTCCACGGACGCGGCGCCGCTGCGCCGGATGCTCAACACCACTTCAGCGGACTACCTCTCCTACAAGCTCTACCAGGACGTGGCCCGGCTGGTGGTCTGGGGCAACACCTCCGGCACGGGCTTGCCCTACATCGGCACGGGCTTGTCCACGCCCGTGCTCGTCTACGGCACGGTGGCGCGCGGACAGAACGTCCCGTCCGGCACCTACAACGACACGGTCGTCGCGACCATCACCTTCTGA